The following proteins are co-located in the Streptomyces sp. DT2A-34 genome:
- a CDS encoding NADP-dependent oxidoreductase, whose translation MKAVIIDRYGPPEVLTVADLDEPRPGPGEILVRVAAAAVNPVDLAVRRGDIPSPVLPAVVGWDVSGTVVETGPGTTRFRAGDRVIAARSQLATGAGVSAEYVVLDETLAAGAPGNVPLEDAAAMPLAALTAEQALDRLGTDFQGRLLVSGAAGAVGGHLVQLAALRGWRPAGLARTSDAHTVKELGAAEVFSDTDPPPARSFDAVIDAAGRPSTIAALRDGGRFISLTPFAVPEAERSVDVEIYGVQTDGTMLDALARHVEAGKLTLRVAHVLPFENAPRAHALLEAGGTRGKILLTPPAT comes from the coding sequence ATGAAAGCCGTGATCATCGACCGCTACGGACCGCCCGAGGTCCTGACCGTGGCCGACCTGGACGAGCCTCGGCCGGGTCCCGGCGAGATCCTCGTCCGGGTGGCGGCGGCCGCCGTGAACCCGGTCGACCTGGCCGTCCGCCGCGGCGACATCCCCTCCCCGGTGCTGCCGGCCGTCGTCGGCTGGGACGTCTCCGGAACGGTCGTCGAGACGGGCCCCGGCACCACCCGCTTCCGGGCCGGTGACCGGGTGATCGCCGCACGCTCCCAACTGGCCACCGGGGCCGGGGTGAGCGCCGAGTACGTCGTCCTGGACGAGACCCTCGCGGCCGGCGCCCCCGGGAACGTGCCGCTGGAGGACGCCGCGGCGATGCCGCTGGCCGCTCTCACCGCCGAGCAGGCACTCGACCGGCTGGGCACCGACTTCCAGGGACGTCTCCTGGTGAGCGGCGCCGCGGGCGCGGTCGGCGGTCACCTCGTCCAGCTGGCCGCCCTGCGTGGCTGGCGTCCGGCCGGTCTCGCCCGCACGTCCGACGCGCACACCGTGAAGGAACTCGGCGCCGCCGAGGTCTTCTCGGACACCGACCCGCCCCCGGCCCGGTCGTTCGACGCCGTCATCGACGCGGCGGGCCGCCCGTCGACGATCGCGGCGCTACGCGACGGCGGACGATTCATCTCCCTCACGCCGTTCGCGGTACCGGAGGCGGAGCGGTCCGTCGACGTGGAGATCTACGGCGTCCAGACGGACGGCACCATGCTCGACGCCCTGGCCCGCCACGTCGAGGCGGGCAAGCTGACGCTGCGTGTCGCCCACGTCCTCCCGTTCGAGAACGCACCACGCGCCCACGCCCTCCTGGAGGCAGGCGGCACCCGGGGCAAGATCCTGCTGACGCCCCCGGCTACCTGA
- a CDS encoding DUF397 domain-containing protein, which yields MREYELTNASWRKSSYSGGDGGEACVEVADGIPGAVPVRDTKLAADSPVLLIATHAWNGFLTSLK from the coding sequence ATGCGCGAGTACGAGCTGACCAACGCGAGCTGGCGCAAGAGCAGCTACAGCGGCGGCGACGGCGGAGAAGCCTGCGTCGAGGTAGCCGACGGCATCCCCGGCGCAGTCCCCGTCCGAGACACCAAACTCGCCGCCGACAGCCCCGTACTCCTCATCGCCACCCACGCCTGGAACGGCTTCCTCACGTCCCTGAAATGA
- a CDS encoding DUF397 domain-containing protein gives MREYDLSNAHWRTSTYSGGSGGEACVEVADGVPGTVPVRDTKLAADSPVLLIPAHAWTGFVTSLK, from the coding sequence ATGCGCGAGTACGACCTGAGCAACGCCCACTGGCGCACGAGCACCTACAGCGGCGGCAGCGGCGGGGAGGCCTGCGTCGAGGTGGCCGACGGAGTCCCCGGCACCGTCCCCGTCCGAGACACCAAACTCGCCGCCGACAGCCCCGTACTCCTCATCCCCGCCCACGCCTGGACCGGCTTCGTCACGTCCCTGAAGTGA
- a CDS encoding helix-turn-helix transcriptional regulator — protein MANGSRMAAWGFFGSELKRHRENVGMTQVELGSRVFVSGGYIGQFEQAIRKPQLDVARRIDEVLQTDGFFERLWKRLIREQPYTEYFAHAAELERLATEICDYAPMVIPGLLQTPEYARAVFLASNPFAADEYIEELLRGRMDRTKLLKDATRPVYWAVLHEAALRIPVGDPAVMAHQLDHITALMRERKVMVQVLPFAAGAHPEMGKMMWLMEFEDAPPTVYTEGVLSGSLLDDPAVVKRARASYDLLRAAALSPEASLAMIESAAEDYRRCASTT, from the coding sequence ATGGCCAATGGTTCGCGGATGGCGGCTTGGGGGTTCTTCGGCAGCGAGCTGAAGCGGCACCGGGAGAACGTCGGGATGACCCAGGTGGAACTGGGGTCCCGAGTCTTCGTGTCCGGTGGATATATCGGCCAGTTCGAACAGGCAATTCGAAAGCCGCAATTGGACGTCGCTCGGCGGATTGACGAGGTACTACAAACCGACGGTTTTTTCGAGCGACTCTGGAAGCGGTTGATCAGAGAGCAGCCGTACACGGAGTACTTCGCGCATGCGGCAGAGCTTGAGCGGCTGGCGACGGAGATCTGCGACTACGCGCCGATGGTGATCCCGGGTCTTCTCCAGACGCCGGAGTACGCGCGGGCGGTGTTCCTGGCGAGCAATCCGTTCGCCGCCGACGAGTACATCGAGGAGTTGCTCAGGGGCCGCATGGACCGGACGAAGCTCCTCAAGGACGCTACACGGCCCGTGTATTGGGCGGTCCTGCACGAGGCAGCCCTGCGCATCCCGGTCGGCGACCCGGCGGTCATGGCACATCAGCTGGACCACATCACGGCGCTGATGCGGGAGCGCAAGGTGATGGTCCAGGTGCTGCCGTTCGCGGCTGGGGCGCACCCGGAGATGGGCAAGATGATGTGGCTCATGGAGTTCGAGGACGCCCCGCCAACTGTCTATACAGAGGGCGTGCTTTCGGGAAGTCTGCTGGACGACCCGGCGGTGGTGAAGCGGGCTCGGGCGTCTTACGATCTCCTCAGGGCCGCCGCACTGTCCCCGGAGGCGTCCTTGGCCATGATCGAGTCGGCAGCAGAGGACTACAGACGATGCGCGAGTACGACCTGA
- a CDS encoding DUF1266 domain-containing protein, whose protein sequence is MALWRWRRRGAKASRRYPVPLTSHQLWMVSLSAPVSRDRDASRTTLYPFTRIDDDSARRWLADQWEITSREQLVGRLDDLSRSGYRARAYRLTGVSPLAWDAALYVDIARRGFACGLIGESEAWTALKNIVPAVAGTYGSWREYAAHYLLGRKVWRDGLRGTEDAGFAAPQEAADAHLRSLLDPENRSSPWNLAPWDAISHPDRTR, encoded by the coding sequence ATGGCCTTGTGGAGATGGAGGAGACGAGGCGCGAAGGCGTCCCGCCGCTACCCCGTGCCGCTCACCTCGCACCAGCTGTGGATGGTGTCGCTGAGCGCGCCGGTGAGCCGGGACCGTGACGCCTCGCGCACCACGCTGTACCCGTTCACGCGGATCGACGACGACAGCGCCCGGCGCTGGCTGGCCGACCAGTGGGAGATCACCTCGCGTGAGCAGCTGGTCGGCCGGCTCGACGACCTGTCCCGCAGCGGCTACCGGGCCCGGGCGTACCGGCTCACCGGCGTCTCGCCGCTCGCCTGGGACGCCGCCCTGTACGTCGACATCGCCCGCCGTGGCTTCGCCTGCGGGCTGATCGGTGAGTCCGAGGCCTGGACCGCGCTGAAGAACATCGTGCCGGCGGTGGCGGGGACGTACGGCTCCTGGCGGGAGTACGCCGCTCACTATCTGCTCGGGCGGAAGGTGTGGCGGGACGGGCTGCGCGGCACGGAGGACGCCGGTTTCGCGGCACCGCAGGAGGCCGCCGACGCGCACCTTCGCTCCCTGCTGGACCCGGAGAATCGTTCCAGCCCTTGGAACCTCGCCCCCTGGGACGCCATCAGCCACCCCGACCGCACCCGCTGA
- the recO gene encoding DNA repair protein RecO: MSLFRDDGVVLRTQKLGEADRIITLLTRGHGRVRAVARGVRRTKSKFGARLEPFSHVDVQFFARGSELIGRGLPLCTQSETIAPYGGGIVTDYARYTAGTAMLETAERFTDHEGEPAVQQYLLLVGALRTLSRGEHAPHLVLDAFLLRSLAVNGYAPSFSDCAKCGMPGPNRFFSVASGGSVCVDCRVAGSVVPSPQTLELLAALLTGDWETADACEPRYVREGSGLVSAYLHWHLERGLRSLRYVEK, from the coding sequence ATGAGTCTCTTTCGGGATGACGGTGTCGTCCTGCGGACGCAGAAGCTCGGTGAGGCGGACCGGATCATCACGCTGCTCACTCGTGGGCACGGGCGGGTGCGGGCCGTGGCCCGGGGTGTGCGGCGGACCAAGTCGAAGTTCGGGGCGCGGCTCGAACCCTTCTCCCACGTCGACGTGCAGTTCTTCGCGCGGGGGAGCGAGCTGATCGGGCGCGGGCTGCCGCTGTGCACGCAGAGCGAGACCATCGCGCCGTACGGCGGCGGGATCGTCACCGACTACGCGCGGTACACCGCCGGGACGGCCATGCTGGAGACCGCCGAGCGGTTCACCGACCATGAGGGCGAACCGGCCGTGCAGCAGTACCTGCTGCTGGTGGGCGCGCTGCGGACGCTGTCCCGCGGCGAGCACGCGCCGCACCTCGTTCTCGACGCCTTCCTGCTGCGGTCGCTCGCCGTCAACGGCTACGCCCCGTCCTTCAGCGACTGTGCCAAGTGCGGGATGCCGGGACCGAACCGCTTCTTCTCGGTGGCCTCCGGAGGCTCGGTCTGTGTCGACTGCCGGGTGGCCGGTAGCGTCGTACCGTCGCCGCAGACCCTGGAGCTGCTCGCCGCGCTGCTTACGGGAGACTGGGAGACCGCGGACGCCTGCGAGCCGCGGTACGTGCGGGAGGGCAGCGGGCTGGTGTCCGCCTATCTGCACTGGCACCTGGAGCGCGGGCTGCGCTCACTTCGCTACGTCGAGAAGTAG
- a CDS encoding isoprenyl transferase, whose protein sequence is MAVSGFLGRRRREYKTPEPHPSGARPPKLPGELVPNHVAIVMDGNGRWAKERGLPRTEGHKVGAERVLDVLQGAVEMGVGAISLYAFSTENWKRSPDEVRFLMNFNRDFIRKTRDQLDELGIRVRWVGRMPKLWKSVAKELQIAQEQTKGNDRLTLYFCMNYGGRAEIADAAQALAEDVKAGRLDPSKVNEKTFAKYMYYPDMPDVDLFLRPSGEQRTSNYLLWQSAYAEMVFQDVLWPDFDRRDLWRACLEFASRDRRFGGAIPNEELLAMEGRQEG, encoded by the coding sequence ATGGCCGTGAGTGGGTTCCTGGGGCGCCGGCGCCGCGAGTACAAGACGCCGGAGCCGCATCCGTCCGGTGCCCGCCCGCCGAAGCTCCCCGGCGAGCTCGTCCCCAACCACGTGGCGATCGTCATGGACGGGAACGGCCGCTGGGCGAAGGAGCGCGGGCTGCCGCGCACCGAGGGGCACAAGGTCGGCGCCGAGCGGGTGCTGGACGTTCTGCAGGGCGCGGTCGAGATGGGCGTGGGGGCGATCTCCCTGTACGCCTTCTCCACGGAGAACTGGAAGCGGTCGCCGGACGAGGTGCGCTTCCTGATGAACTTCAACCGGGACTTCATCCGCAAGACCCGCGACCAGCTCGATGAGCTGGGCATCCGGGTGCGGTGGGTCGGCCGGATGCCCAAGCTGTGGAAGTCGGTCGCCAAGGAGCTCCAGATCGCCCAGGAGCAGACCAAGGGCAACGACAGGCTGACGCTGTACTTCTGCATGAACTACGGCGGGCGGGCCGAGATCGCGGATGCCGCGCAGGCCCTCGCGGAGGATGTGAAGGCCGGGCGGCTGGATCCGTCGAAGGTGAATGAGAAGACCTTCGCGAAGTACATGTACTACCCGGACATGCCGGACGTGGATCTCTTCCTGCGACCGAGCGGTGAGCAGCGCACCTCCAACTACCTTCTCTGGCAGAGCGCTTACGCCGAGATGGTCTTCCAGGACGTGCTGTGGCCGGACTTCGACCGGCGTGACCTGTGGCGGGCGTGCCTGGAGTTCGCGTCGCGCGACCGGCGGTTCGGCGGGGCGATCCCCAACGAGGAGCTGTTGGCCATGGAGGGCCGGCAGGAAGGTTGA
- a CDS encoding YcxB family protein, with protein sequence MVMDMGRDAVQGEVELVYRPTMADLTSALRARMRASRSGRMQRWLPGVLAVLAALQGVVMIAGGSGSVTFVVWALVAAVLLVLMPRFQARQLYRLAERQGTCRSVVSDSGVSVATDHTTTTVDWAVQPRFAETPDLFVLLSGDRNAVAVTVLPKRGIQDPADADRLREILDRNLTRV encoded by the coding sequence ATGGTCATGGACATGGGGCGGGATGCCGTGCAGGGCGAGGTCGAGCTGGTGTACCGGCCGACGATGGCGGACTTGACGTCGGCGTTGCGAGCGCGCATGCGTGCCAGTCGGTCGGGACGGATGCAGCGGTGGCTGCCCGGCGTCCTGGCGGTCCTCGCGGCGCTGCAGGGCGTGGTCATGATCGCCGGAGGCAGCGGGTCGGTGACCTTCGTCGTCTGGGCGCTCGTCGCGGCGGTCCTGCTCGTGCTCATGCCCCGGTTCCAGGCCCGCCAGCTGTACCGCCTGGCCGAGCGGCAGGGAACCTGTCGCTCGGTGGTGTCGGACTCCGGGGTGAGCGTGGCCACCGATCACACCACCACGACGGTCGACTGGGCCGTGCAGCCGCGCTTTGCGGAAACCCCGGATCTGTTCGTCCTGCTCAGCGGTGACAGGAACGCCGTCGCCGTCACGGTCCTGCCCAAGCGCGGCATCCAGGACCCCGCCGACGCGGACAGGCTGCGGGAGATCCTCGACCGCAACCTGACCCGCGTCTGA
- a CDS encoding Fur family transcriptional regulator, producing MTTAGPPVKGRATRQRAAVAAALDEVDEFRSAQDLHDMLKHKGDSVGLTTVYRTLQSLADAGEVDVLRTSDGESVYRRCSTGEHHHHLVCRVCGKAVEVEGPAVEKWADAIAAEHGYVNVAHTVEIFGTCAECAAAKS from the coding sequence GTGACGACCGCAGGACCGCCCGTGAAGGGCCGGGCCACCCGGCAGCGTGCAGCCGTGGCGGCGGCCCTTGACGAGGTCGACGAGTTCCGCAGTGCGCAGGATCTCCACGACATGCTCAAGCACAAGGGCGACTCGGTCGGGCTCACCACGGTCTACCGCACCCTGCAGTCCCTCGCCGACGCGGGCGAGGTCGACGTCCTGCGCACCTCCGACGGCGAGTCGGTGTACCGCCGCTGCTCCACCGGCGAACACCACCACCACCTGGTCTGCCGCGTCTGCGGCAAGGCCGTCGAGGTCGAGGGCCCGGCGGTGGAGAAGTGGGCGGACGCCATCGCGGCGGAGCACGGCTACGTCAACGTCGCGCACACGGTGGAGATCTTCGGCACCTGCGCGGAGTGCGCGGCGGCGAAGAGCTGA
- a CDS encoding metal ABC transporter permease: MEILNYDFMQRALLAAVLVGITAPAIGIYLVQRRQALMGDGIGHVAMTGVGLGFLLSWSPVWMATLVSIIGAVLMELIRWYGKTRGDIALAMLFYGGMAGGVMFINLAPTGSNANLTSYLFGSLSTVSESDVTAICLLAAFVVLVTLGLRRQLFAVSQDEEFARVTGLPVRALNLLTAITAAVTVTVAMRVVGLLLVSALMVVPVAAAQQLSRSFAATFAIAVAIGVTVTIGGTVTSYYQDVPPGATIVLLTIGAFIALTALATPLARRRARALAAAQPSGDPAECAIPASRGTDGKVGV; this comes from the coding sequence ATGGAGATCCTGAACTACGACTTCATGCAGCGGGCCCTGCTCGCCGCCGTCCTGGTCGGCATCACGGCCCCCGCGATCGGCATCTACCTGGTCCAGCGCCGCCAGGCCCTGATGGGCGACGGAATCGGCCATGTCGCGATGACCGGCGTAGGCCTCGGCTTCCTCCTCTCCTGGTCCCCGGTGTGGATGGCGACGCTCGTCTCGATCATCGGCGCCGTGCTGATGGAGCTGATCCGCTGGTACGGCAAGACGCGCGGCGACATCGCCCTCGCGATGCTCTTCTACGGCGGTATGGCCGGCGGCGTGATGTTCATCAACCTCGCGCCGACGGGCTCGAACGCGAACCTCACGTCGTACCTGTTCGGCTCCCTCTCGACGGTGAGCGAGTCGGACGTGACGGCGATCTGTCTGCTCGCGGCGTTCGTGGTGCTGGTCACACTCGGCCTGCGCCGCCAGCTGTTCGCGGTGAGTCAGGACGAGGAGTTCGCGAGGGTCACCGGCCTTCCGGTGCGCGCCCTGAACCTGCTGACGGCGATCACGGCGGCCGTGACGGTGACGGTCGCGATGCGCGTCGTCGGCCTGCTGCTGGTCAGCGCGCTGATGGTGGTGCCGGTGGCGGCGGCCCAGCAGTTGAGCCGCAGCTTCGCGGCGACGTTCGCGATCGCCGTCGCCATCGGCGTCACGGTGACGATCGGCGGCACCGTGACCTCGTACTACCAGGACGTGCCGCCCGGCGCGACGATCGTGCTGCTGACCATCGGCGCGTTCATCGCGCTGACGGCCCTGGCGACCCCGCTGGCCCGCCGCAGGGCCCGCGCCCTGGCCGCGGCGCAACCCTCCGGCGACCCCGCGGAGTGCGCGATTCCGGCCAGCAGGGGGACCGACGGCAAGGTCGGCGTCTGA
- a CDS encoding metal ABC transporter ATP-binding protein — protein MTEPVISLRGVHAELGSRPVLRGIDLTVPRGEVVALLGANGSGKSTAVRGIIGQVPVAAGEIELFGTARARFRDWARVGYVPQRTTAAGGVPATITEVVSSGRLSRTRFGVLRKADHAAVRRALELVGMADRAKDSVNALSGGQHQRVLIARALASEPELLIMDEPMAGVDLASQEVLARTLREQVAAGTTVLLVLHELGPLEPLIDRAVVLRDGCVLHDGPPPKAVGQHALPGHDHVHPHAAHDAEPIRTGLLS, from the coding sequence ATGACCGAGCCCGTCATATCGCTGCGCGGCGTACACGCCGAGCTGGGCTCGCGCCCCGTCCTGCGCGGAATCGACCTCACCGTGCCCCGCGGTGAGGTCGTCGCGCTGCTCGGCGCCAACGGCTCCGGCAAGTCGACCGCCGTGCGCGGCATCATCGGCCAGGTACCCGTCGCCGCCGGCGAGATCGAGCTGTTCGGCACCGCGCGGGCACGGTTCCGCGACTGGGCGCGCGTGGGGTACGTCCCGCAGCGCACGACCGCCGCGGGCGGGGTCCCGGCCACGATCACCGAGGTCGTCTCCTCGGGCCGCCTGTCCCGCACCCGCTTCGGCGTCCTGCGCAAGGCCGACCACGCGGCCGTACGGCGCGCCCTGGAGCTGGTCGGGATGGCCGACCGCGCCAAGGACTCCGTGAACGCCCTCTCCGGCGGCCAGCACCAGCGCGTACTGATCGCCCGCGCCCTGGCCTCCGAACCCGAACTGCTGATCATGGACGAGCCGATGGCGGGCGTCGACCTGGCCAGCCAGGAGGTCCTGGCCCGCACGCTCAGGGAGCAGGTCGCCGCCGGTACGACGGTCCTCCTCGTCCTGCACGAACTCGGCCCCCTGGAGCCGCTGATCGACCGGGCGGTCGTCCTGCGCGACGGCTGTGTCCTGCACGACGGCCCGCCCCCGAAGGCGGTCGGCCAGCACGCGCTGCCCGGCCACGACCACGTCCACCCGCACGCGGCTCACGACGCCGAACCGATCCGGACGGGACTGCTGAGCTGA
- a CDS encoding zinc ABC transporter substrate-binding protein, with translation MNVRRHHISGVALAAATVLGLGTLSACSSDSAATGNTDKFDVVASFYPMAFLAEQIGGDHVKVTSLTKPGQEPHDLEVSAQQRAQIEESDAALYLKSLQPAVDEAVTQSGVKTKIDAASLTTLEDHGSLEDSHEHEGEEAHAEESPSEEEEHARDPHIWLDPVKYAEVAKGVGAAFEKADPDHAADYKKNTAALVKKLGDLNTRFADGLKNTKSKVFFTNHAAFGYLAERYGLTQEAISGLDPESEPSPARIKELQQEAKADGVTTVFYETLVSDKTAKTLADDAGLKTDVLDPLEGITDKSKGDDYFAVMDANLAALKTALGAK, from the coding sequence ATGAACGTACGACGACACCACATATCCGGGGTTGCCCTCGCGGCCGCGACCGTCCTCGGTCTCGGCACGCTCTCCGCCTGCTCCTCGGACAGCGCGGCCACGGGCAACACGGACAAGTTCGACGTGGTCGCGTCGTTCTACCCGATGGCCTTCCTCGCCGAGCAGATCGGCGGCGACCATGTGAAGGTCACCAGCCTGACCAAGCCCGGCCAGGAGCCGCACGACCTGGAGGTCAGCGCCCAACAGCGCGCCCAGATCGAGGAGTCCGACGCCGCCCTCTACCTCAAGAGCCTGCAGCCCGCCGTCGACGAGGCCGTCACGCAGTCCGGCGTCAAGACCAAGATCGACGCCGCCTCGCTCACCACGCTGGAGGACCACGGCAGCCTTGAGGACAGCCACGAGCACGAGGGCGAGGAAGCGCACGCCGAGGAGTCGCCCTCCGAAGAGGAGGAGCACGCCCGCGACCCGCACATCTGGCTCGACCCGGTGAAGTACGCCGAGGTCGCCAAGGGGGTCGGCGCGGCCTTCGAGAAGGCGGACCCGGACCACGCGGCCGACTACAAGAAGAACACCGCCGCGCTGGTCAAGAAGCTCGGCGATCTCAACACCCGGTTCGCGGACGGCCTGAAGAACACCAAGTCCAAGGTCTTCTTCACCAACCACGCCGCCTTCGGCTACCTCGCCGAGCGCTACGGCCTGACCCAGGAGGCCATCTCCGGACTCGACCCGGAGAGCGAGCCCAGCCCGGCCCGGATCAAGGAGCTCCAGCAGGAGGCCAAGGCCGACGGCGTCACCACCGTCTTCTACGAGACACTGGTGTCCGACAAGACCGCGAAGACCCTCGCCGACGACGCGGGCCTGAAGACGGACGTCCTCGACCCGCTCGAGGGCATCACCGACAAGTCCAAGGGCGACGACTATTTCGCGGTCATGGACGCCAACCTCGCGGCCCTGAAGACGGCTCTGGGAGCCAAGTGA
- a CDS encoding glycine--tRNA ligase → MAADKIDTIVSLSKRRGFVFPCSEIYGGQRAAWDYGPLGVELKENLKRQWWRYMVTSREDVVGIDSSVILAPEVWVASGHVATFTDPLTECTSCHKRFRADHLEEAYEAKKGHLPENGLADLNCPNCGNKGQFTEPKQFSGLLSTHLGPTQDSGSIAYLRPETAQGIFTNFAQVQVASRKKPPFGIAQMGKSFRNEITPGNFIFRTREFEQMEMEFFVKPGEDEKWQEYWMEQRWNWYTGLGLREENMRWYEHPKEKLSHYSKRTADIEYRFQFGGNEWGELEGVANRTDYDLGAHSKASGQDLSYFDQEAGERWTPYVIEPAAGVGRAMLAFLLDAYVEDEAPNAKGKMEKRTVLRLDHRLAPVKVAVLPLSRNAELSPKAKGLAQALRQNWNIEFDDAGAIGRRYRRQDEIGTPYCVTVDFDTLDDNAVTVRERDSMKQERVSLDQIEGYLAGRLLGC, encoded by the coding sequence GTGGCCGCCGACAAGATCGACACCATCGTCAGCCTGAGCAAGCGCCGTGGCTTCGTATTCCCGTGCAGTGAGATCTACGGCGGCCAGCGCGCCGCCTGGGACTACGGACCGCTGGGTGTCGAACTCAAGGAGAACCTGAAGCGCCAGTGGTGGCGCTACATGGTGACGTCGCGCGAGGACGTGGTCGGCATCGACTCGTCCGTGATCCTGGCCCCCGAGGTCTGGGTCGCCTCCGGTCACGTCGCCACCTTCACGGACCCGTTGACCGAGTGCACCTCCTGCCACAAGCGGTTCCGCGCCGACCACCTGGAGGAGGCCTACGAGGCCAAGAAGGGCCACCTCCCGGAGAACGGTCTCGCGGACCTCAACTGCCCGAACTGCGGCAACAAGGGCCAGTTCACCGAGCCCAAGCAGTTCTCGGGTCTGCTGTCGACGCACCTCGGCCCGACGCAGGACTCCGGCTCCATCGCTTATCTCCGCCCCGAGACCGCCCAGGGCATCTTCACCAACTTCGCCCAGGTGCAGGTCGCTTCGCGCAAGAAGCCCCCGTTCGGCATCGCGCAGATGGGCAAGTCCTTCCGCAACGAGATCACGCCCGGCAACTTCATCTTCCGCACCCGCGAGTTCGAGCAGATGGAGATGGAGTTCTTCGTCAAGCCGGGCGAGGACGAGAAGTGGCAGGAGTACTGGATGGAGCAGCGCTGGAACTGGTACACCGGCCTCGGCCTGCGCGAGGAGAACATGCGGTGGTACGAGCACCCCAAGGAGAAGCTCTCCCACTACTCCAAGCGCACCGCTGACATCGAGTACCGCTTCCAGTTCGGCGGCAACGAGTGGGGCGAGCTGGAGGGCGTCGCCAACCGCACCGACTACGACCTCGGCGCGCACTCCAAGGCCTCCGGCCAGGACCTCTCCTACTTCGACCAGGAGGCCGGCGAGCGCTGGACGCCGTACGTCATCGAGCCGGCGGCCGGTGTCGGGCGCGCGATGCTGGCGTTCCTGCTCGACGCGTACGTCGAGGACGAGGCGCCGAACGCCAAGGGCAAGATGGAGAAGCGGACGGTGCTGCGCCTCGACCACCGTCTGGCTCCGGTGAAGGTCGCGGTGCTGCCGCTGTCGAGGAATGCCGAGCTGTCCCCGAAGGCCAAGGGTCTCGCGCAGGCGCTGCGGCAGAACTGGAACATCGAGTTCGACGACGCGGGTGCGATCGGGCGCCGTTACCGTCGCCAGGACGAGATCGGTACGCCGTACTGCGTGACGGTCGACTTCGACACGCTGGACGACAATGCGGTGACGGTGCGTGAGCGGGACTCGATGAAGCAGGAGCGTGTGTCGCTGGACCAGATCGAGGGGTACCTGGCGGGGCGCCTGCTGGGCTGCTAG
- a CDS encoding LysE family translocator, which produces MSIAFLLTTLVVVATPGTGVVYTLAAGLSRGRRASVVAAFACTLGIVPHMLATVTGVAALLHASATAFQILKYAGVAYLLYMAWATLKDKEAIAVDEGAAPRSSGRVILRGVLINLLNPKLTIFFFAFLPQFVDPGEANALPRMLALSAVFMLVTFAVFAAYGVLAASVRSQVTSRPRVMTWLRRSFAGSFVALGAKLAVTAR; this is translated from the coding sequence ATGAGTATCGCGTTCTTGTTGACCACCCTTGTTGTCGTCGCCACCCCCGGCACCGGCGTCGTCTACACCCTGGCCGCCGGCCTCTCCCGCGGTCGGCGTGCGAGTGTCGTCGCCGCCTTCGCGTGCACGCTCGGGATCGTGCCGCACATGCTGGCCACCGTCACCGGGGTCGCCGCTCTGCTGCACGCGAGCGCGACGGCCTTCCAGATCCTCAAGTACGCCGGTGTCGCCTACCTCTTGTACATGGCGTGGGCGACGCTCAAGGACAAGGAGGCCATCGCGGTGGACGAGGGTGCCGCGCCGCGCTCCTCGGGGCGCGTGATCCTGCGGGGCGTACTGATCAACCTCCTCAACCCGAAGCTGACGATCTTCTTCTTCGCGTTCCTGCCCCAGTTCGTGGACCCGGGCGAGGCGAACGCCCTGCCGCGCATGCTGGCGCTCAGCGCGGTGTTCATGCTGGTGACCTTCGCGGTCTTCGCGGCGTACGGCGTGCTCGCGGCCTCCGTGCGCAGCCAGGTCACCTCCCGGCCCAGGGTGATGACGTGGCTGCGGCGGAGCTTCGCCGGGTCGTTCGTGGCGCTGGGGGCGAAGCTGGCGGTCACGGCCCGCTAG